The proteins below are encoded in one region of Amycolatopsis acidiphila:
- a CDS encoding aspartate aminotransferase family protein: MDNAGPQLLTQSDELRKRALRRTPGGVHSNVRLSGSQDFIKCARGAWLYSVDGQDYVDYLLGQGPNFLGHAPKHIVDAVFTACRDGVIFGGQHELEVRAAELVCDAVGWADMIRFSMTGTEAVQAALRLARAATGRTKIIRFEGHYHGWLDNVLMSQRDGKWGTASSGQLARHLEDSILLPWNDAARLADALDEHGDEVAAVIMEPIMINAGVIEPLPGYLEAARRLASEYGAVLIFDEVISGFRLGLGGGAGRYGVTPDLATYGKAIAGGFPVAALVGRADLMDRFGTGEVNHSGTFNSSVMATAAVTATLTSLVEDPPYDRIAEHGNALMAGLREIGAAHEVPLRVSGLPQAFHVSFGDAKVTDYRSLQQLDLARYETLASSLVEHGIWVTGRGVWYVSASHGQRELETALTRFDKALTEWVAQ; the protein is encoded by the coding sequence ATGGACAACGCAGGGCCGCAGCTACTCACACAGTCCGACGAGCTCAGGAAACGAGCGCTCAGGCGGACACCGGGTGGCGTCCATTCCAACGTCCGGCTCAGCGGTTCACAGGACTTCATCAAATGCGCGCGCGGCGCCTGGCTGTACAGCGTCGACGGCCAGGACTACGTCGACTACCTGCTCGGCCAGGGCCCGAACTTCCTCGGTCACGCCCCCAAGCACATCGTCGACGCGGTGTTCACCGCTTGCCGGGACGGCGTCATCTTCGGCGGTCAGCATGAACTCGAAGTCCGTGCGGCCGAGCTCGTGTGCGACGCCGTCGGCTGGGCGGACATGATCCGCTTCAGCATGACCGGCACCGAGGCGGTCCAGGCCGCGTTGCGGCTCGCCCGTGCCGCCACCGGCCGTACCAAGATCATCCGCTTCGAGGGGCACTACCACGGCTGGCTGGACAACGTCCTGATGAGTCAGCGCGACGGGAAGTGGGGCACGGCCAGTTCCGGTCAGCTCGCGCGGCACCTCGAAGACTCCATCCTGTTGCCCTGGAACGACGCCGCCCGCCTCGCCGACGCCCTCGACGAGCACGGGGACGAGGTCGCCGCGGTCATCATGGAACCGATCATGATCAACGCCGGGGTGATCGAGCCGCTGCCGGGCTATCTCGAGGCCGCGCGCAGGCTCGCCTCCGAATACGGCGCCGTGCTCATCTTCGATGAGGTCATCTCCGGTTTCCGGCTGGGACTCGGCGGTGGTGCCGGCCGTTACGGCGTCACCCCGGACCTCGCGACCTACGGCAAGGCGATCGCCGGCGGCTTCCCCGTCGCGGCGCTCGTCGGCCGTGCGGACCTGATGGACCGGTTCGGCACGGGCGAGGTCAACCACTCGGGAACGTTCAACAGTTCGGTGATGGCCACGGCCGCGGTCACCGCCACGCTCACCAGTCTCGTCGAAGATCCGCCGTACGACCGGATTGCCGAGCACGGCAACGCGCTGATGGCCGGGTTGCGGGAGATCGGCGCCGCCCACGAGGTCCCCCTGCGTGTTTCGGGTCTGCCACAGGCTTTCCACGTGTCCTTCGGCGACGCCAAGGTCACCGACTACCGATCACTGCAGCAACTCGACCTCGCACGGTACGAGACGCTGGCGAGCTCGCTCGTCGAGCACGGGATCTGGGTCACCGGCCGTGGGGTCTGGTACGTGTCGGCCAGCCACGGGCAGCGCGAGCTGGAAACGGCGCTGACCCGCTTCGACAAGGCGCTCACCGAGTGGGTGGCCCAGTGA
- a CDS encoding RidA family protein has translation MTSHVRVQQNGNTASFSSYVCAGDFVFVSGQASVEDGVIVPGTFEEELRRSIENVRKVLGETGLRLSDVVKVGAYVDDPADVPEFNRLYREYFREPLPARTTLTGCLGGIIKFEIDVVAYAGE, from the coding sequence GTGACGAGTCACGTCCGGGTCCAGCAGAACGGCAACACCGCGAGCTTCTCGTCCTACGTCTGTGCCGGCGACTTCGTCTTCGTCTCAGGGCAGGCATCGGTCGAGGACGGGGTGATCGTGCCGGGCACCTTCGAGGAGGAGCTGCGCCGGTCGATCGAGAACGTCCGCAAGGTGCTGGGGGAGACCGGGCTGCGACTGTCCGATGTGGTCAAAGTGGGGGCTTACGTGGACGACCCGGCGGACGTGCCGGAGTTCAACCGGCTCTACCGCGAGTACTTCCGCGAACCGCTGCCGGCGCGGACGACGCTGACCGGTTGCCTGGGCGGCATCATCAAGTTCGAGATCGACGTCGTGGCCTACGCGGGGGAGTGA
- a CDS encoding M81 family metallopeptidase, which yields MRFATLGLFHEANTFSPLKADQQLFAGGGVFRGDEIVAEYASSSTILGGYLEECRRSGVDLVPLVSAFVTPVGPVTEEAFEALLGEMVEGLWENGPWDGVLLHIHGAAVAEHRPDADGEIAARVRQAVGPGVPVGAVLDMHANVSQQLIDALTVTLAYQTNPHIDAREKAVACAKLVIDAVDGRIRPEQALVQLPLVVNIARQDTNEPPMSDLVDRARALADRPGMLSVSVLEGFPYADVPQMGMSCLAISDGDAVQAEAAARELADEVWRRRVELQAQGTTVDDALDIAAREQGPVVLLDVGDNIGGGAPGDSTVILQAAVARGGRSLVQTLWDPEAVRRCIDAGVGARVSLEVGAKNPHSAGKPVPVTGVVRTISDGRFEEPKPTHGGYRFFDMGPTVVLDTDSGHTLVLSTKAILNSSLQQLLSVGVDPTTYQIVVAKGVNSPRAAYAPIAKRMVVVDTDGVTAMGLERFTYEHRRKPLFPFETPEGR from the coding sequence GTGCGGTTCGCGACGTTGGGCCTGTTCCACGAGGCGAATACTTTCTCGCCGCTGAAGGCGGACCAGCAGCTCTTCGCGGGCGGAGGCGTGTTCCGCGGGGACGAGATAGTGGCGGAATACGCCAGTTCGTCGACGATTCTCGGCGGCTACCTCGAGGAATGCCGGCGTTCTGGGGTCGACCTCGTGCCGCTGGTCTCGGCGTTCGTCACCCCCGTCGGCCCGGTGACCGAGGAGGCCTTCGAGGCGCTGCTCGGCGAAATGGTGGAAGGCCTGTGGGAAAACGGGCCGTGGGACGGGGTCCTGCTGCACATCCACGGTGCCGCGGTAGCCGAGCACCGCCCGGACGCCGACGGGGAGATCGCCGCGCGAGTGCGCCAGGCTGTCGGGCCGGGTGTGCCGGTCGGCGCCGTGCTCGACATGCACGCCAACGTGTCGCAGCAGTTGATCGACGCGCTGACCGTCACGCTCGCGTACCAGACGAACCCGCATATCGACGCCAGGGAGAAGGCCGTTGCCTGCGCGAAGCTCGTGATCGACGCGGTGGACGGGCGCATCCGGCCCGAGCAAGCCCTCGTACAGCTTCCCCTGGTCGTCAACATCGCCCGGCAGGACACGAACGAGCCACCGATGTCGGACCTCGTGGACAGGGCGCGGGCGCTCGCGGACCGGCCCGGGATGTTGTCGGTGAGCGTGCTGGAAGGTTTCCCGTACGCGGACGTGCCGCAGATGGGCATGTCGTGCCTGGCGATCTCCGACGGCGACGCCGTCCAGGCCGAAGCCGCTGCGCGGGAGCTCGCCGACGAGGTCTGGCGGCGGCGCGTGGAGCTCCAGGCGCAGGGCACGACGGTCGACGACGCCCTCGACATCGCCGCGCGCGAGCAAGGCCCGGTGGTGCTGCTCGACGTCGGGGACAACATCGGCGGCGGGGCGCCCGGGGACTCCACGGTCATTCTGCAGGCAGCGGTCGCGCGAGGGGGGCGGTCGCTGGTGCAGACGCTGTGGGATCCCGAAGCGGTCCGCCGCTGCATCGACGCCGGCGTGGGCGCCAGGGTCAGCCTCGAAGTCGGCGCGAAGAACCCGCACTCGGCGGGGAAACCCGTGCCGGTGACCGGCGTCGTGCGCACCATCTCGGATGGTCGGTTCGAGGAGCCCAAGCCGACGCACGGCGGTTACCGGTTCTTCGACATGGGCCCGACGGTGGTGCTGGACACCGATTCGGGGCACACGCTCGTCCTGAGCACCAAGGCGATTCTCAACTCCAGCCTCCAGCAGCTGCTGAGCGTCGGCGTCGATCCGACCACGTACCAAATCGTGGTGGCGAAGGGCGTCAACTCGCCGCGGGCCGCGTATGCGCCCATCGCCAAGCGGATGGTCGTCGTCGACACCGACGGGGTCACCGCGATGGGACTGGAGCGGTTCACCTACGAGCACCGCCGCAAGCCCTTGTTTCCCTTCGAGACACCAGAAGGACGATGA